One Chitinivorax sp. B genomic window carries:
- a CDS encoding class I SAM-dependent rRNA methyltransferase — translation MTFILKLKPGREKSLLNRHPWVFSGAVQQLDGEPQAGDTVLVRSADGRFLGNAAYSPHSQIRARVWSVVEGEPIDANFFRRRLQTALALRRDLLPASLNGQRLVHGESDGLPGLVVDRYDQVLVVQVLSIGVERWREVIVDALVELTGIPNVYERSDADVRGLEGLPERCGLLRGNLPADTMIDEYGVRYRVDIAGGQKTGFYLDQRVNRRRIGELAAGKKVLNCFCYTGGFSLAALRGGALSVESVDSSAEALATAQANLVLNNLDPAQASWVEADVFKYLRLLRDKGQSYDLIILDPPKFAPTAQHVEKAARAYKDINLLGLKLLKPGGLLATFTCSGGMDASLFQKIIAGAAVDAGLDAKVIERFTPDVDHPVALSFPEGDYLKGLLVKRGL, via the coding sequence ATGACTTTTATACTCAAGCTCAAACCCGGCCGCGAAAAATCGCTGCTCAACCGCCACCCGTGGGTTTTCTCCGGTGCCGTTCAACAGCTCGATGGTGAACCGCAAGCCGGAGACACCGTACTGGTAAGGTCCGCCGATGGCCGCTTTCTGGGAAATGCTGCATACAGCCCGCACTCCCAGATTCGAGCTCGGGTGTGGAGCGTGGTGGAAGGCGAACCGATTGATGCCAATTTCTTCCGTCGCCGCCTGCAGACCGCATTGGCATTACGTCGGGATTTGTTGCCCGCGAGCCTCAATGGCCAACGTCTGGTCCATGGCGAATCAGATGGCTTGCCCGGCTTGGTCGTGGACCGTTACGACCAGGTGTTGGTAGTGCAGGTACTATCAATCGGCGTGGAGCGCTGGCGTGAGGTGATTGTAGATGCCTTGGTCGAACTGACTGGCATTCCCAATGTGTATGAGCGATCCGATGCCGATGTTCGTGGCCTGGAGGGCCTGCCCGAGCGGTGTGGCCTGTTGCGTGGCAACCTGCCTGCAGACACCATGATTGATGAATATGGTGTCCGTTACCGTGTCGATATTGCTGGTGGCCAGAAAACCGGGTTTTATCTTGATCAACGGGTGAACCGCCGTCGCATTGGTGAGTTGGCTGCCGGTAAAAAGGTGCTGAACTGTTTCTGTTATACCGGCGGTTTTTCGTTGGCGGCATTAAGAGGTGGGGCGCTGTCGGTAGAGTCGGTTGATAGCTCAGCAGAAGCCTTGGCCACCGCTCAGGCCAATCTGGTATTGAATAATCTGGACCCAGCACAGGCCAGCTGGGTGGAAGCAGATGTCTTCAAATACCTGCGGCTGTTACGCGATAAGGGGCAAAGTTACGATTTGATCATTCTGGACCCGCCCAAATTTGCACCGACGGCTCAGCATGTCGAAAAGGCAGCACGAGCCTATAAGGATATCAATCTGCTGGGTCTGAAGCTGTTGAAGCCAGGTGGTTTGCTGGCCACCTTCACATGTTCTGGCGGTATGGATGCCAGCTTGTTCCAGAAGATCATCGCGGGGGCAGCAGTCGACGCTGGACTGGATGCAAAGGTGATCGAGCGATTCACACCAGATGTCGATCACCCGGTCGCATTGAGTTTTCCGGAAGGTGACTATTTGAAAGGATTGCTGGTCAAACGCGGTTTGTGA
- a CDS encoding barstar family protein — protein sequence MPLIRCELNSIQSMAQLYDELNRQLVLPKQTGRNLDALWDVLSTDVEGPIEIVWPTAQQDRITLGKQGEAVFDLLNDLADERDDVTLKLG from the coding sequence ATGCCGCTGATACGCTGCGAACTGAATTCAATTCAATCCATGGCCCAACTCTATGATGAACTGAACCGACAATTGGTGCTTCCCAAACAGACAGGTCGCAATCTGGATGCCTTGTGGGACGTATTGAGTACCGATGTAGAAGGCCCTATCGAGATTGTTTGGCCAACGGCTCAGCAAGACCGGATCACACTGGGCAAACAGGGCGAAGCAGTGTTTGACCTGCTGAACGATCTGGCTGATGAACGTGACGACGTGACGCTCAAGCTCGGCTGA
- a CDS encoding ribonuclease domain-containing protein, with amino-acid sequence MSQLPNKRWLAYCVLAFPTLVMATPSCKEAAESLNRHMSPAINAAELADMLSTLNQTQNRSLPPKFVTKQQAKEAGWRPGKSLWSAPALQGKSIGGDRFGNREGRLPRGKWREADLDYQGGKRGAKRLLYSPDGQRQVTVDHYETFTEVPACR; translated from the coding sequence ATGTCCCAATTGCCAAACAAACGATGGCTGGCGTACTGCGTATTGGCTTTCCCCACCTTGGTGATGGCCACACCCAGTTGCAAAGAGGCCGCCGAATCATTGAATCGCCATATGAGCCCTGCAATCAATGCAGCAGAGCTAGCAGACATGCTGTCCACCCTGAATCAAACACAAAACCGCAGCCTGCCGCCCAAATTTGTGACCAAACAACAAGCCAAGGAAGCCGGCTGGCGACCCGGCAAGTCACTCTGGTCAGCACCCGCATTGCAAGGCAAGAGCATTGGCGGAGACCGTTTTGGCAACCGTGAAGGCCGCCTGCCCCGCGGCAAATGGCGTGAAGCAGATCTGGATTACCAAGGTGGCAAGCGCGGTGCCAAGCGTCTGCTATACAGCCCGGATGGTCAGCGCCAAGTTACTGTTGATCACTATGAAACCTTTACCGAGGTGCCAGCATGCCGCTGA
- a CDS encoding RsmB/NOP family class I SAM-dependent RNA methyltransferase has translation MTNALPAIFVERLQHIIPTDKLAEVLASFSQPAMTVFRVNTLKATPLDVCEELRVVGLNPMPIDWQPLAFQVPEEQRRPLTETAAFYEGRLYVQNLSSQLAPLILDPQPGETILDLAAAPGGKTSQMAAMMQNQGILSAVEPVRDRFFRLKANLQQQGVTIARTYMTDGRSVGAKCPEMFDRVLLDAPCSSEARFDANDADSVAHWSLQKVKEVSHKQKRLLSAAIHSLKPGGTLVYSTCSFAPEENERIVEAQLKSFGDAIAIQPIDLPIGNWQAGLPEWDGKVFHPDIQHCRRILPDAMMDGFFICKLIKRTNTC, from the coding sequence ATGACTAATGCTTTGCCCGCCATTTTTGTCGAACGACTGCAACATATTATTCCTACTGACAAACTGGCTGAAGTGTTGGCCAGCTTCAGCCAGCCTGCCATGACAGTGTTTCGTGTCAATACACTGAAAGCTACGCCGCTGGACGTTTGTGAAGAACTGCGGGTGGTTGGCCTGAATCCAATGCCGATTGATTGGCAGCCGCTGGCCTTTCAGGTACCTGAGGAACAACGTCGTCCACTGACTGAAACAGCCGCGTTTTATGAAGGGCGGCTTTATGTGCAGAACTTGTCGAGCCAACTGGCCCCGCTGATTCTGGACCCGCAACCAGGAGAAACCATTCTGGATCTGGCTGCGGCACCGGGTGGTAAAACCAGCCAGATGGCGGCAATGATGCAGAATCAGGGCATTTTGTCGGCGGTGGAGCCTGTGAGGGACCGCTTTTTCCGTTTGAAGGCCAACCTGCAGCAGCAAGGCGTGACGATTGCTCGTACTTACATGACTGACGGCCGCTCGGTCGGTGCCAAATGTCCGGAGATGTTTGACCGGGTATTGTTGGATGCGCCATGTTCATCCGAGGCGCGGTTTGATGCCAACGATGCTGACTCGGTTGCGCATTGGAGCCTGCAAAAGGTCAAAGAGGTATCCCACAAGCAAAAGCGTTTGCTGAGTGCGGCGATCCATAGTTTGAAACCAGGTGGCACCCTGGTTTACAGCACCTGTAGTTTCGCCCCGGAAGAAAACGAAAGAATTGTTGAAGCACAATTGAAATCATTTGGCGATGCCATTGCCATCCAGCCGATTGATCTACCGATAGGCAACTGGCAGGCAGGTCTTCCGGAATGGGATGGCAAGGTATTTCATCCAGATATTCAACATTGCCGCCGAATTTTGCCTGATGCGATGATGGACGGTTTTTTTATCTGCAAATTGATCAAACGAACCAATACATGTTAA
- a CDS encoding nitrate reductase subunit alpha: MSHFLDRLKYFSRVKETFSDGHGAVVDEDRTWEDGYRQRWQHDKIVRSTHGVNCTGSCSWKVYVKNGLITWETQQTDYPRTRPDLPNHEPRGCPRGASYSWYVYSAQRVKYPMIRGRLAEMWREARKTMAPVAAWEHISQDPTRAARYKKVRGQGGFVRSTWEEANEIIAAANAFTIKKFGPDRVIGFSPIPAMSMVSYAAGSRYLSLIGGVPLSFYDWYCDLPPSSPQVWGEQTDVAESADWYNSTYLMVWGSNVPQTRTPDAHFYTEVRYKGTKTVAVSSDFGEMVKFGDIWLAPKQGTDAALAMAMGHVILKEWHLPGKSDYFNGYVKQYTDMPMLVMLKKQGGHYVGDHFLRASHLADGLGEANNPDWKTLAIDEKTGQIVAPNGSIGFRWGQAGKWNLETRNGKDGSEVDLKLSQVNAHDTAVGVAFPYFGGKDANDLLVRNVPAKQIKLADGSDALVATVYDLLMANYGVDQGVGGGNVATSYDDDVPYTPAWQEKHTTVKRELVIQVAREFAENAHQTHGKSMVIVGAALNHWYHNDMIYRGIINMLMMCGCIGQSGGGWCHYVGQEKLRPQTGWAPLAFALDWNRPSRQMNGTSFFYAHTSQWRHEKLHVSEILSPTANRTQYGNLSLIDYNAKSERMGWLPSAPQLGTNPLDITQAAEAAGEDPVKYTVDGLKNGSIQMSCDDPDNPANFPRNMFVWRSNILGSSGKGHEYFLKYLLGTQNAVFGDEDDAIKPTEVKVRPAAEGKLDLLVVLDFRMSTTCLYGDIVLPTATWYEKDDLNTSDMHPFIHPLSEAVQPLWQSKTDWEIYKGIAKKFSEIAKDYLGTRKDLVLTPLMHDTPSELGQALEPKDWKHGECDLIPGKTAPTMTVVERNFGDVYKKFTSLGPLMSKVGNGGKGISWNTQHEVHDLAGLNKVVLEEGVSKGLPKIESAIDACEVILTLAPETNGHVSVKAWEALSKITGRDHTHLALPREHDKIRFRDVQAQPRKIISSPTWSGLESEEVSYNAGYTNVHELIPWRTLTGRQQFYQDHRWMIEFGEELCVYKPAIDTKTVEPVINKLGNGNKQLVLNWITPHQKWGIHSTYSDNLRMLTLSRGGPHVWISEEEAKEAGIVDNDWVEVYNVNGTLTARVVVSQRVPRGMCLMYHAQEKIINVPGAETSGFRGGIHNSVTRAVTKPTHMIGGYAQLAYGFNYYGTVGSNRDEFVVLRKMKKVDWLEGPLVEEGATK; this comes from the coding sequence ATGAGCCACTTTCTTGATCGTTTGAAATACTTCAGCCGGGTAAAAGAAACCTTTTCCGACGGGCATGGTGCCGTGGTGGATGAGGATCGTACCTGGGAGGATGGTTATCGGCAGCGCTGGCAGCATGACAAGATTGTCCGCTCCACGCATGGGGTGAACTGCACCGGATCCTGTTCGTGGAAGGTGTATGTGAAGAATGGCCTGATCACCTGGGAAACCCAGCAGACCGACTATCCGCGTACCAGGCCTGATCTACCCAACCATGAGCCGCGAGGCTGCCCGCGTGGTGCGTCGTACTCTTGGTACGTGTATTCGGCCCAGCGCGTCAAGTACCCGATGATTCGTGGTCGTCTGGCCGAAATGTGGCGCGAGGCACGCAAAACCATGGCACCCGTGGCTGCTTGGGAACATATCAGCCAGGACCCGACCCGTGCGGCTCGATACAAGAAAGTGCGTGGGCAAGGCGGCTTCGTCCGTTCGACCTGGGAAGAGGCAAACGAGATCATCGCCGCTGCCAATGCCTTCACCATCAAGAAATTCGGCCCGGATCGCGTCATTGGCTTCTCGCCGATTCCGGCAATGTCGATGGTCAGTTATGCCGCTGGTAGCCGTTATCTGAGTCTGATCGGTGGCGTGCCGCTGTCTTTCTATGACTGGTATTGCGATTTGCCGCCATCCAGTCCGCAGGTATGGGGTGAGCAAACTGATGTGGCCGAATCGGCCGATTGGTACAACTCGACCTACTTGATGGTATGGGGTTCCAACGTTCCACAAACTCGCACCCCTGATGCGCATTTTTACACCGAAGTCCGTTACAAAGGAACCAAAACGGTAGCGGTATCCAGTGACTTTGGTGAAATGGTCAAGTTTGGCGATATTTGGCTGGCACCCAAGCAAGGTACCGATGCTGCACTGGCAATGGCAATGGGGCATGTGATTCTGAAGGAATGGCATTTGCCCGGTAAAAGCGACTATTTCAACGGCTATGTGAAACAGTACACCGATATGCCGATGCTGGTCATGCTGAAGAAGCAGGGCGGCCACTATGTGGGCGATCACTTCCTGCGCGCTTCGCATCTGGCCGATGGTCTGGGTGAGGCTAATAACCCAGACTGGAAAACCCTGGCCATTGACGAGAAAACGGGCCAGATCGTGGCGCCGAACGGTTCGATCGGTTTCCGTTGGGGGCAAGCGGGCAAGTGGAACCTGGAAACCCGCAATGGTAAGGACGGCAGCGAGGTTGATCTGAAGCTGTCGCAAGTGAACGCACATGATACGGCGGTGGGGGTGGCCTTCCCGTATTTCGGTGGCAAGGATGCCAATGACCTGCTGGTACGTAATGTGCCGGCTAAGCAGATCAAACTGGCTGATGGCAGCGATGCGCTGGTCGCAACGGTCTATGACCTACTGATGGCCAACTATGGCGTCGATCAGGGCGTGGGTGGCGGCAATGTGGCCACCAGCTACGACGACGATGTGCCCTACACCCCGGCCTGGCAGGAAAAACACACCACCGTGAAACGGGAGCTGGTGATTCAGGTTGCGCGTGAGTTTGCCGAGAATGCTCATCAGACGCATGGCAAGAGCATGGTGATTGTTGGGGCGGCACTGAATCATTGGTACCACAACGACATGATCTATCGCGGCATCATCAATATGCTGATGATGTGTGGATGTATCGGTCAATCCGGAGGTGGCTGGTGTCACTATGTAGGGCAGGAAAAGCTGCGTCCGCAAACTGGCTGGGCACCACTGGCCTTTGCATTGGACTGGAACCGCCCAAGTCGTCAGATGAATGGCACGTCTTTTTTCTATGCTCATACCAGTCAATGGCGGCATGAAAAACTCCATGTCTCTGAGATACTGAGCCCCACAGCCAACAGGACTCAATATGGCAACCTTTCACTGATTGACTACAACGCCAAATCCGAACGGATGGGCTGGTTGCCCTCTGCACCGCAACTGGGTACTAATCCGTTGGACATTACTCAGGCTGCCGAAGCAGCTGGCGAAGATCCTGTGAAGTATACGGTGGATGGCCTCAAGAATGGCTCGATCCAGATGTCGTGTGACGACCCAGACAATCCAGCCAACTTCCCGCGCAACATGTTCGTTTGGCGTTCCAATATCCTGGGTTCCAGTGGTAAAGGACACGAGTACTTCCTTAAATACCTGTTGGGTACTCAGAATGCGGTATTTGGTGATGAAGACGATGCCATCAAGCCCACGGAAGTGAAAGTGCGCCCTGCCGCAGAAGGCAAGCTGGATTTGCTGGTTGTGCTGGATTTCCGCATGTCCACCACCTGCCTGTATGGCGACATCGTGCTGCCTACGGCGACCTGGTATGAGAAGGATGACCTCAATACGTCTGATATGCATCCGTTCATTCATCCATTGAGTGAAGCAGTGCAGCCATTGTGGCAATCGAAGACGGATTGGGAGATCTACAAGGGTATTGCCAAGAAGTTCAGCGAAATCGCCAAGGATTACCTCGGTACCCGCAAGGATTTGGTGTTGACACCGTTGATGCACGACACCCCATCCGAGTTGGGGCAGGCGCTGGAACCCAAGGATTGGAAACATGGCGAATGTGATCTGATCCCCGGCAAGACCGCGCCGACCATGACCGTCGTGGAACGCAACTTTGGCGATGTCTATAAGAAATTCACCTCGCTGGGCCCTTTGATGAGCAAGGTGGGCAATGGCGGCAAGGGTATCTCGTGGAATACGCAGCATGAAGTGCATGACTTGGCAGGCCTGAACAAGGTGGTACTGGAAGAAGGTGTATCCAAAGGCTTGCCGAAGATCGAGAGCGCGATTGATGCCTGCGAAGTCATCCTGACACTGGCACCAGAAACCAATGGTCATGTATCTGTCAAGGCTTGGGAAGCGCTGAGTAAGATCACGGGCCGTGACCATACTCACCTGGCTCTACCTCGTGAGCATGACAAGATCCGCTTCCGTGATGTGCAGGCGCAGCCACGCAAGATCATCAGCTCTCCCACCTGGTCCGGGCTGGAAAGCGAGGAAGTCAGCTACAACGCTGGTTACACCAACGTTCACGAATTGATTCCGTGGCGTACGCTGACCGGTCGTCAGCAGTTCTACCAAGATCATCGCTGGATGATCGAATTCGGCGAAGAACTTTGCGTGTACAAGCCTGCCATTGATACCAAGACGGTGGAGCCGGTTATCAATAAGTTGGGCAACGGCAATAAACAGCTGGTGCTGAACTGGATTACGCCACATCAGAAGTGGGGTATCCATAGTACCTACTCTGACAACCTGCGCATGTTGACCTTGTCTCGCGGTGGCCCACATGTATGGATCTCGGAGGAGGAGGCCAAGGAAGCCGGTATTGTCGATAACGACTGGGTTGAGGTCTACAACGTCAACGGTACGTTGACTGCACGGGTGGTGGTCAGCCAACGTGTACCACGTGGCATGTGCCTGATGTACCACGCCCAGGAAAAGATCATCAATGTGCCAGGTGCCGAAACCTCCGGTTTCCGTGGTGGTATCCACAACTCGGTCACGCGTGCTGTGACCAAACCGACTCACATGATCGGTGGGTATGCGCAGCTGGCTTATGGCTTCAATTACTACGGTACGGTAGGGTCCAATCGCGACGAATTCGTGGTGTTGCGCAAGATGAAGAAGGTGGATTGGCTGGAAGGCCCACTGGTTGAGGAAGGAGCAACAAAATGA
- the narH gene encoding nitrate reductase subunit beta, whose translation MKIRAQVAMVLNLDKCIGCHTCSITCKNVWTSRDGVEYVWFNNVETKPGIGYPKEWENQKKWNGGWQRRADGKIEPRQGGKLRILANIFANPHLPEIDDYYEPFTYDYEHLQKAPLSQTPPTARPVSVITGQKMDKIEWGPNWEDDLGGEFSSRGRDALFEGVQKEMYSTFENTFMMYLPRLCEHCLNPTCVASCPSGSIYKRVDDGIVLVDQDKCRGWRMCISGCPYKKIYYNWHSGKAEKCTFCFPRIEAGQPTVCSETCVGRIRYLGVMLYDADHIEQAASVANEQDLYEAQLKVFLDPNAQDVIDEARRQGIPDSWLEAARKSPVYKMACEWKVAFPLHPEYRTLPMVWYIPPLSPIQSAAEAGKMGMDGYIPDTKSLRIPVRYLANLLTAGKEAPVLSALDRMLAMRAYKRSQVVNKQADTAVLKQVGLSEAQVEEMYQIMAIANYEDRFVIPSSHKEMVEDSFNEKGSCGFSFGNGCSGGTSEGTLFGKKQQGSVIFVDMPKSRKKREMEGA comes from the coding sequence ATGAAAATTCGCGCCCAAGTGGCCATGGTGCTGAACCTCGACAAATGCATCGGTTGCCATACTTGCTCAATCACCTGCAAAAATGTATGGACCAGTCGGGACGGTGTGGAATATGTCTGGTTCAACAACGTTGAGACTAAACCCGGAATTGGTTATCCCAAGGAGTGGGAAAACCAGAAGAAATGGAATGGTGGCTGGCAACGTCGTGCCGATGGCAAGATCGAACCCCGTCAGGGTGGCAAACTGCGGATTCTCGCCAATATCTTCGCGAATCCGCATCTGCCGGAGATCGACGACTACTATGAACCGTTTACCTATGACTATGAACATCTGCAAAAGGCGCCGTTGAGCCAGACCCCGCCAACCGCGCGACCGGTTTCGGTGATCACCGGGCAGAAGATGGACAAGATCGAGTGGGGCCCGAACTGGGAGGACGATCTGGGTGGTGAATTCAGCTCGCGTGGGCGGGATGCGCTGTTTGAAGGGGTGCAGAAGGAGATGTACTCGACTTTCGAGAACACCTTCATGATGTATTTGCCACGCCTGTGCGAACACTGCCTGAACCCGACTTGTGTCGCTTCCTGCCCGTCAGGCTCCATCTACAAGCGTGTCGATGACGGCATCGTACTGGTGGATCAGGATAAATGCCGTGGCTGGCGGATGTGTATCTCTGGCTGCCCGTACAAGAAGATTTACTACAACTGGCACAGTGGCAAAGCCGAGAAATGTACATTCTGCTTTCCTCGGATTGAAGCTGGGCAGCCAACGGTGTGTTCGGAAACCTGTGTGGGTCGTATCCGGTATCTGGGTGTGATGCTGTATGACGCTGACCACATCGAACAAGCTGCATCGGTTGCGAATGAGCAGGACTTGTACGAAGCACAGTTGAAAGTCTTCCTGGACCCGAATGCGCAGGATGTGATCGATGAGGCGCGTCGGCAGGGTATTCCCGACTCCTGGCTGGAGGCTGCCCGCAAGTCGCCTGTATACAAGATGGCCTGTGAATGGAAGGTAGCTTTCCCGCTGCACCCCGAGTATCGCACTTTGCCGATGGTGTGGTATATCCCGCCGCTGTCACCGATCCAGTCTGCGGCTGAAGCCGGCAAGATGGGTATGGATGGTTACATTCCCGACACCAAGTCGCTGCGTATCCCTGTTCGATATCTGGCCAATCTGCTGACTGCCGGCAAGGAAGCGCCTGTACTGAGTGCATTGGATCGAATGCTGGCGATGCGTGCCTACAAGCGTTCTCAAGTGGTCAACAAGCAGGCAGATACAGCTGTACTCAAACAAGTGGGACTCAGTGAAGCACAGGTCGAAGAGATGTACCAGATCATGGCCATTGCCAATTACGAAGATCGCTTCGTGATTCCCTCCAGCCATAAAGAAATGGTTGAAGACAGTTTCAACGAAAAGGGATCGTGCGGCTTCAGCTTTGGCAATGGCTGTTCGGGAGGCACATCAGAAGGCACCTTGTTTGGCAAAAAACAGCAGGGCAGCGTGATCTTTGTGGACATGCCGAAATCACGCAAGAAAAGGGAAATGGAAGGCGCATAA
- the narJ gene encoding nitrate reductase molybdenum cofactor assembly chaperone: MQYFQILSALLTYPSVELQAAFPELEVALAATPETAHTVAPLFDFLRQSDEVALQENYVATFDRNPKHSLHLFEHIHGESRDRGQAMVDLLQEYKRYGLLMTPDELPDYVPLFLEFLSQIDAKDAERLLGEAVHVLALIGDKLKANDSPYHVVFDALRGLTSVEPRPLTEPPVRDMDEAMEVFGPSPDGVEPLLKPGVQSVKFYPKGHSPVASCG; encoded by the coding sequence ATGCAATATTTTCAGATCCTATCAGCTTTGCTGACCTATCCCAGCGTTGAACTACAAGCCGCTTTTCCTGAACTTGAAGTAGCACTGGCAGCCACACCGGAAACAGCTCATACGGTAGCGCCGCTGTTTGACTTCCTGCGTCAAAGTGATGAGGTGGCGTTGCAGGAAAATTACGTTGCCACGTTCGACCGCAATCCGAAACATAGCTTGCACTTGTTCGAACATATTCATGGCGAGAGTCGTGACCGTGGTCAGGCCATGGTTGACCTGCTGCAAGAATACAAACGCTATGGCTTGCTGATGACGCCGGATGAACTACCGGATTACGTGCCCTTGTTTCTGGAGTTTCTGTCACAGATTGATGCCAAAGATGCTGAGCGCCTGCTGGGTGAGGCAGTCCATGTACTGGCATTGATAGGCGACAAGCTAAAAGCCAACGATAGCCCCTATCACGTTGTATTCGATGCCTTGCGCGGATTGACTTCAGTTGAGCCGCGACCATTGACCGAGCCACCGGTTCGAGACATGGATGAAGCGATGGAGGTATTTGGTCCCAGCCCGGATGGTGTGGAACCCTTGCTCAAGCCAGGCGTGCAATCGGTCAAGTTCTATCCCAAGGGCCATAGCCCGGTCGCAAGCTGTGGTTGA
- the narI gene encoding respiratory nitrate reductase subunit gamma, with amino-acid sequence MDYFQQFLFGIYPYVAGTIFLLGSLVRFEREQYTWKSDSSQLLKRGNLRVGSILFHVGILGLFFGHLVGLLTPVAVWDALGITHSFKQGFAMAMGGIFGIMCLIGVLILMHRRLTEPRIAAQTKFADKLVMVWILATLLLGLSTIPVSAGHMDGHMMVLLMTWAQHVVTFQGGAALIVQEAPIIFKLHLFMGMSLFVIFPFTRLVHIWSGLASVTYLSRAWQLVRTR; translated from the coding sequence ATGGACTACTTTCAGCAATTCCTGTTCGGTATCTACCCTTATGTGGCCGGTACCATCTTTCTGCTCGGCAGTCTGGTACGCTTTGAGCGCGAGCAATACACCTGGAAGAGCGATTCTTCCCAGTTGCTCAAGCGCGGCAATCTACGGGTCGGTAGCATTTTGTTCCATGTTGGTATTCTTGGCCTGTTCTTTGGTCATCTGGTTGGCTTGTTGACCCCTGTTGCAGTCTGGGATGCATTGGGCATTACCCATAGTTTCAAACAAGGTTTTGCAATGGCTATGGGGGGCATCTTTGGCATCATGTGCCTGATCGGTGTGCTGATTCTGATGCATCGTCGGTTGACTGAACCTCGCATCGCGGCACAAACCAAGTTTGCAGATAAGCTGGTGATGGTCTGGATCTTGGCCACCTTGCTATTGGGGCTGTCTACCATTCCTGTCTCGGCGGGGCATATGGATGGCCACATGATGGTGTTGTTGATGACCTGGGCGCAACATGTTGTCACCTTTCAAGGGGGCGCAGCGCTGATTGTGCAAGAGGCGCCGATCATCTTCAAATTGCACCTGTTCATGGGGATGTCATTGTTTGTAATCTTCCCATTCACACGTTTGGTTCATATCTGGAGTGGTCTGGCATCGGTGACCTACCTGAGTCGCGCATGGCAGTTGGTCAGAACGCGTTAA
- a CDS encoding peptidylprolyl isomerase, producing the protein MAITVNGLEITDDMIAAELLRHEDADNPLQAAVYELILRKLLLDKADELEIAGDSDDERIDTVLMNQVTVPEADRDACEVWYRNHLEQFRQGDLAEARHILFQVTEQVSLELLRATANSVLEEVRAYPDRFDALAKQYSNCPSSEVGGHLGQLQKGETVPEFDQVLFRLSAGEFSESLVETRFGLHIIQVLRREEGQTLPFDQVVEHIASFLNDTAQRRAVHQYLNFLVGQADIQGIEIPVSNSPLVQ; encoded by the coding sequence ATGGCTATTACCGTCAACGGCCTTGAAATTACCGACGACATGATTGCAGCCGAGTTGTTGCGCCATGAGGATGCTGACAATCCGCTGCAAGCCGCTGTCTATGAACTGATCTTGCGCAAATTGTTGCTGGATAAGGCCGATGAGTTGGAGATTGCTGGTGACAGCGATGATGAACGTATTGATACGGTGTTGATGAACCAGGTGACTGTGCCCGAGGCTGATCGGGATGCCTGTGAAGTATGGTATCGCAATCATCTGGAGCAGTTTCGTCAGGGAGATCTGGCCGAAGCTCGGCACATTCTGTTTCAGGTAACGGAGCAGGTGTCACTGGAGCTATTGCGTGCCACAGCCAATAGTGTGCTGGAAGAAGTACGTGCCTATCCGGATCGGTTTGACGCCCTGGCAAAGCAGTATTCCAATTGTCCTTCTAGCGAAGTGGGTGGGCATCTGGGGCAGTTGCAGAAGGGCGAAACGGTACCGGAGTTCGATCAGGTGCTGTTCCGACTGAGTGCGGGTGAGTTTTCGGAAAGTCTGGTGGAAACACGTTTTGGATTGCACATCATTCAAGTATTGCGGCGAGAAGAAGGACAAACCTTACCTTTTGACCAGGTGGTCGAGCATATTGCCAGTTTTTTGAACGATACCGCTCAGCGACGAGCTGTGCATCAGTATCTCAACTTTCTGGTTGGCCAGGCCGATATCCAAGGTATTGAAATCCCGGTTTCCAATTCACCTTTGGTGCAGTAG
- a CDS encoding DUF2249 domain-containing protein translates to MHDIPLTVLNSSVFVFDARGIAKRFRHAAIFGALAALRPGEVMRFVNDHDPLPLLNQIDSHFGNHVEMSYRRRDTGEVVIDFLITG, encoded by the coding sequence ATGCACGATATTCCGCTCACAGTGCTCAATAGTAGTGTTTTTGTGTTTGACGCGCGTGGTATTGCCAAGCGATTTCGACATGCTGCCATATTCGGTGCACTGGCTGCATTGCGTCCCGGCGAGGTCATGCGCTTTGTCAATGATCATGATCCTCTACCGTTGCTCAATCAAATTGATAGCCATTTTGGTAATCACGTTGAAATGAGCTACCGGCGACGAGACACTGGTGAGGTGGTGATTGACTTCCTGATTACAGGCTAA